One Oryza glaberrima chromosome 11, OglaRS2, whole genome shotgun sequence genomic region harbors:
- the LOC127753647 gene encoding probable phytol kinase 2, chloroplastic isoform X2 — translation MWILESPLLRDAGAAVLTGATALAVLRFWEEVGNRALLDQKLCRKLVHITVGLVYFLMWPLFSADDVYAPFLASLVIAFNIIKVTLIGLGIVKDDGVINSMTRNGDRRELLKGPLYYACAITLATVIFWRTSPISIAVICNLCAGDGVADIAGRRFGHVKLPYNPHKSYAGSIAMFLAGFLASILYMCYFHLFGFVEESWSMVIAFGVTSLAAAIVESLPISTRLDDNLTVPLASVLLGVLVFYYTGARNLCCMSADSSDISALVQNQMVLDRF, via the exons ATGTGGATTCTGGAGAGCCCGCTGCTCcgggacgccggcgccgccgtgctcacCGGAGCCACCGCCCTCGCCGTGCTTCGTTTCTGGGAAGAGGTCGGCAACCGCGCCCTCTTGGACCAG AAACTCTGCAGGAAACTCGTGCATATTACTGTTGGCTTAGTATACTTCCTTATGTGGCCTTTGTTCAG TGCGGATGATGTCTATGCTCCATTTCTTGCTTCCCTTGTCATTGCATTCAACATCATAAAGGTTACCTTGATTGGACTTGGTATTGTCAAAGATGATGGCGTCATTAACTCCATGACCAGGAACGGGGACCGCAG AGAGCTTCTTAAAGGTCCACTGTACTATGCTTGTGCTATAACACTCGCTACTGTAATTTTCTGGAGGACATCTCCCATTTCAATCGCAGTGATTTGCAACTTGTGTGCCGGAGATG GTGTAGCTGACATAGCTGGAAGGCGATTCGGACATGTAAAGCTTCCTTACAACCCTCATAAGTCTTATGCTGGATCCATTGCAATGTTCTTAGCTGGTTTCCTTGCATCAATCCT GTACATGTGCTACTTCCACCTCTTTGGATTTGTCGAGGAGAGCTGGAGCATGGTGATCGCCTTTGGTGTGACATCGCTTGCTGCTGCAATTGTGGAGTCACTCCCTATCAGCACACGCCTGGATGACAATCTGACTGTGCCACTCGCCTCTGTCCTCCTTGGTGTCCTTGTTTTCTATTATACTGGGGCCAGAAACCTGTGTTGTATGAGCGCTGACAGCAGTGACATTTCTGCACTTGTTCAGAATCAGATGGTCTTGGACAGGTTCTAG
- the LOC127753646 gene encoding protein CHUP1, chloroplastic-like, with product MLVRLGVVVVASVAALTLKRANSGSRDGQARKGKDKTRYSEHGEKEEEKEEVKTISGIINSALSDDDDMLSEIESLLSGEIDIPLSSDRFDVKERSWYNSVNSELERLRGLVRELEEREVKLEGELLEYYGLKEQETDVVELHRQLKIKMVEIDMLKMTINSLQEERKKLQDDVARGTGAKRELEAARNKIKELQRQIQMEANQTKGQLMLLKNQVIALKSKEEEAAIKDAEVQRKLKKLKELEVEVVELRRKNKELLYEKRDLIVKLDAAQGKITESDVVSHAREEINKLRHVNEDLTKQVEGLQMNRFSEVEELVYLRWVNACLRYELRNYQAPSEKISARDLNKTLSPKSRERAKLLMLEYAGSERGQGDTDLETASSAPSSPRSEDFDNVSVDSSSSRYSFFGKRPNLMQKLKKWGRGKDDGSSLASPTQSFTSDSPKSASQKPKGPLEALMLRNAGDGVGITTFGKREQDPSDIMDEANVASSFHLMSKTVQGFADDKYPAYKDRHKLATEREKAIKEKAEKARVQRYGGVNSSGIVPSPRSALPPKLAQIKEKASTANVESSDQPSDNQNNPLVVTQLKLANIEKRAPRVPRPPPAPSATANTASALPPPPPHPPGAPPPPPPPGKPGGLPPPPPPPGSLPRNLAGGDKVHRAPEVVEFYQSLMKREAKKDTTSLGSTTSSAFDVRSNMIGEIENRSTFLLAVKADVETQGDFVESLANEVRAASFVNIDEVVAFVNWLDEELSFLVDERAVLKHFDWPESKTDALREAAFEYQDLLKLEHKVSSFTEDRKLACEEALKKMYSLLEKVEQSVYALLRTRDMAISRYREYGIPVDWLSDSGVVGKIKLASVQLAKKYMKRVATELDALQGTEKEPNREFLLLQGVRFAFRVHQFAGGFDEESMKAFEELRSKMSTQTSAPQISDV from the exons ATGCTTGTCAGGTTAGGCGTCGTTGTTGTAGCCTCCGTCGCAGCTTTAACTCTTAAGAGAGCCAACAGTGGCAGCAGAG ATGGCCAAGCAAGGAAAGGAAAAGACAAAACTCGCTACTCTGAACAT ggggagaaagaagaagagaaggaagaggtTAAAACAATCAGCGGCATAATCAATTCAGCTCTTTCAGATGATGACGACATGCTCTCCGAGATCGAGAGCCTCCTATCAGGGGAGATTGACATCCCCCTATCAAGTGACAGGTTTGACGTCAAAGAACGCTCTTGGTACAACAGTGTTAACTCCGAGCTGGAGAGGCTGCGTGGACTTGTGCGTGAGCTGGAGGAGAGGGAAGTGAAGCTTGAGGGAGAGCTGCTAGAGTACTATGGCCTCAAGGAACAGGAGACTGATGTTGTAGAGCTACACAGACAGCTCAAGATCAAGATGGTGGAGATCGACATGCTCAAAATGACCATCAACTCGCTgcaagaggagaggaagaagctgCAGGATGACGTCGCCCGTGGCACAGGAGCCAAGAGGGAGCTGGAGGCTGCGAGGAACAAGATCAAGGAGCTGCAGCGACAGATACAGATGGAGGCGAACCAGACGAAAGGGCAGCTGATGCTTCTAAAGAACCAGGTGATTGCGCTGAAgtccaaggaggaggaggcagccatCAAGGACGCAGAGGTGCAGAGGAAGCTGAAGAAGCTCAAGGAGCTGGAAGTGGAGGTAGTTGAgctgaggaggaagaacaaggAGCTCTTGTATGAGAAAAGGGATCTCATCGTTAAGCTGGATGCAGCACAAGGAAAAATAACAGAG AGTGATGTAGTTTCCCATGCAAGAGAGGAGATCAACAAGCTGAGGCATGTAAATGAAGACCTTACCAAGCAAGTAGAAGGCCTACAAATGAACAGATTCAGTGAAGTAGAAGAGTTGGTTTACCTGCGTTGGGTTAATGCTTGTCTGAGATATGAGCTCCGCAACTACCAGGCACCATCTGAGAAAATTTCTGCTCGTGACCTTAACAAGACCCTGAGCCCAAAATCGCGTGAGAGGGCCAAACTTCTAATGCTGGAATATGCAGGATCAGAACGAGGACAGGGTGACACTGACCTTGAAACTGCTTCTTCTGCACCTTCTTCACCCAGAAGTGAAGACTTCGACAATGTTTCAGTTGACAGTTCTTCTAGCAGATACAGCTTCTTTGGCAAAAGGCCCAATCTGATGCAAAAGCTCAAGAAGTGGGGAAGGGGCAAGGATGATGGAAGCAGCTTAGCTTCACCGACACAGTCCTTCACTAGTGACTCCCCAAAGAGCGCCAGCCAGAAACCAAAGGGGCCCCTAGAGGCTCTCATGCTCAGAAATGCAGGAGATGGTGTGGGCATTACAACCTTTGGAAAGAGGGAACAGGATCCCAGTGATATCATGGATGAGGCAAATGTTGCATCTTCATTCCATTTGATGTCAAAGACTGTACAAGGTTTTGCTGATGACAAGTATCCCGCTTACAAAGATAGGCATAAACTTGCCACAGAACGGGAGAAGGCAATAAAAGAGAAGGCCGAGAAAGCTAGGGTACAAAGATATGGCGGTGTCAACAGTTCAGGTATTGTGCCATCTCCAAGATCTGCACTCCCTCCAAAACTTGCTCAAATAAAGGAGAAGGCTTCTACAGCTAATGTTGAATCCAGCGATCAACCTAGTGATAACCAGAACAACCCTCTAGTAGTGACACAACTGAAACTTGCAAATATTGAGAAGAGAGCTCCAAGAGTTCCTAGGCCACCTCCTGCACCATCAGCCACTGCCAACACTGCAAGTGCGttacctccaccaccgccacacCCGCCAGGtgcacctcctccaccaccgcctcctggCAAACCTGGTGgcctgccaccaccgccaccaccccctGGTTCCCTACCTAGGAATCTTGCTGGTGGTGACAAGGTACACCGTGCTCCAGAGGTTGTAGAGTTTTATCAAAGTCTCATGAAGCGTGAAGCCAAGAAGGACACAACTTCTCTGGGATCAACAACATCAAGTGCCTTTGATGTGAGAAGCAACATGATTGGAGAGATTGAGAATAGATCAACATTCCTCTTAGCT GTCAAAGCGGATGTGGAGACACAAGGAGACTTTGTCGAGTCTCTAGCAAATGAGGTCCGAGCAGCAAGTTTTGTAAATATCGACGAAGTTGTTGCATTTGTAAATTGGCTTGATGAGGAACTATCCTTCTTG GTCGATGAGCGGGCAGTACTAAAGCACTTTGATTGGCCAGAGAGCAAAACTGATGCGCTAAGAGAGGCAGCCTTTGAGTATCAAGACCTGCTAAAATTAGAACATAAGGTTTCGTCGTTTACTGAAGATCGAAAGCTTGCATGTGAAGAAGCTCTCAAGAAGATGTATTCCTTGCTTGAAAA AGTGGAGCAGAGTGTTTATGCGCTACTTCGTACCAGAGACATGGCCATATCACGCTACAGGGAGTATGGAATACCGGTGGATTGGCTGTCTGATTCCGGGGTAGTTGGAAAG ATCAAATTGGCATCTGTTCAGCTGGCGAAGAAGTATATGAAGAGGGTTGCCACAGAGCTTGATGCCTTGCAAGGCACCGAGAAAGAGCCCAACAGAGAGTTCTTGCTTCTTCAGGGTGTGAGATTTGCTTTCCGAGTTCATCAG TTTGCCGGAGGGTTCGATGAGGAAAGCATGAAGGCATTTGAAGAGCTAAGAAGCAAGATGTCTACACAGACATCTGCTCCACAAATTTCCGATGTATAG